The Neomonachus schauinslandi chromosome 4, ASM220157v2, whole genome shotgun sequence genome includes a region encoding these proteins:
- the CTSK gene encoding cathepsin K isoform X2 has translation MWGLEVLLLLPMASFALYPEEILDTQWELWKKTYGKQYNSKVDEISRRLIWEKNLKHISIHNLEASLGVHTYELAMNHLGDMTSEEVVQKMTGLKVPPSHSHSNDTFYIPDWESRAPDSIDYRKKGYVTPVKNQGQCGSCWAFSSVGALEGQLKKKTGKLLNLSPQNLVDCVSENDGCGGGYMTNAFQYVQKNRGIDSEDAYPYVGQDESCMYNPTGKAAKCRGYREIPVGNEKALKRAVARVGPVSVAIDASLTSFQFYSKAGEKTGETKAISSWLGIRTTLVALPTWPASPRCDFSQPTSSCFSIPSTMVRHTNVLCKGVGVLFLKQM, from the exons ATGTGGGGGCTCGAGGTTCTTCTGCTGCTGCCCATGGCAAGCTTTGCTCTATATCCTGAGGAGATACTGGACACCCAATGGGAGCTATGGAAGAAGACCTACGGGAAGCAGTATAACAGCAAG GTGGATGAAATCTCTCGGCgtttaatttgggaaaaaaactTGAAGCATATTTCCATCCATAATCTTGAGGCCTCTCTTGGTGTCCATACATATGAACTGGCCATGAACCACTTGGGGGACATG ACCAGTGAAGAGGTGGTTCAGAAGATGACCGGACTCAAAGTACCCCCCTCTCATTCCCACAGTAATGATACCTTCTATATCCCAGACTGGGAAAGCAGAGCTCCAGACTCCATTGACTATCGAAAGAAAGGATATGTTACTCCTGTCAAGAACCAG GGTCAGTGTGGTTCCTGTTGGGCTTTTAGCTCTGTGGGTGCCCTGGAGGGCCAACTCAAGAAGAAAACTGGCAAACTCTTAAATCTGAGTCCGCAGAACCTGGTGGACTGTGTTTCTGAGAATGATGGCTGCGGAGGGGGCTACATGACCAATGCCTTCCAGTATGTGCAGAAGAACCGGGGCATTGACTCTGAAGATGCCTACCCATATGTGGGACAG GATGAAAGTTGTATGTACAACCCAACAGGCAAGGCTGCTAAGTGCAGAGGGTACAGAGAGATCCCTGTGGGGAATGAGAAGGCCCTGAAGAGGGCAGTGGCCCGAGTGGGACCCGTCTCTGTGGCCATCGATGCAAGCCTGACCTCCTTTCAGTTTTACAGCAAAG CTGGGGAGAAAACTGGGGAAACAAAGGCTATATCCTCATGGCTCGGAATAAGAACAACGCTTGTGGCATTGCCAACCTGGCCAGCTTCCCCAAGATGTGACTTCAGCCAGCCAACCTCATCCTGCTTCTCCATTCCTTCCACGATGGTGCGACATACTAATGTACTTTGCAAGGGAGTCGGTGTGCTTTTCTTGAAGCAGATGTAG
- the CTSK gene encoding cathepsin K isoform X1 codes for MWGLEVLLLLPMASFALYPEEILDTQWELWKKTYGKQYNSKVDEISRRLIWEKNLKHISIHNLEASLGVHTYELAMNHLGDMTSEEVVQKMTGLKVPPSHSHSNDTFYIPDWESRAPDSIDYRKKGYVTPVKNQGQCGSCWAFSSVGALEGQLKKKTGKLLNLSPQNLVDCVSENDGCGGGYMTNAFQYVQKNRGIDSEDAYPYVGQDESCMYNPTGKAAKCRGYREIPVGNEKALKRAVARVGPVSVAIDASLTSFQFYSKGVYYDENCNSDNLNHAVLAVGYGIQKGNKHWIIKNSWGENWGNKGYILMARNKNNACGIANLASFPKM; via the exons ATGTGGGGGCTCGAGGTTCTTCTGCTGCTGCCCATGGCAAGCTTTGCTCTATATCCTGAGGAGATACTGGACACCCAATGGGAGCTATGGAAGAAGACCTACGGGAAGCAGTATAACAGCAAG GTGGATGAAATCTCTCGGCgtttaatttgggaaaaaaactTGAAGCATATTTCCATCCATAATCTTGAGGCCTCTCTTGGTGTCCATACATATGAACTGGCCATGAACCACTTGGGGGACATG ACCAGTGAAGAGGTGGTTCAGAAGATGACCGGACTCAAAGTACCCCCCTCTCATTCCCACAGTAATGATACCTTCTATATCCCAGACTGGGAAAGCAGAGCTCCAGACTCCATTGACTATCGAAAGAAAGGATATGTTACTCCTGTCAAGAACCAG GGTCAGTGTGGTTCCTGTTGGGCTTTTAGCTCTGTGGGTGCCCTGGAGGGCCAACTCAAGAAGAAAACTGGCAAACTCTTAAATCTGAGTCCGCAGAACCTGGTGGACTGTGTTTCTGAGAATGATGGCTGCGGAGGGGGCTACATGACCAATGCCTTCCAGTATGTGCAGAAGAACCGGGGCATTGACTCTGAAGATGCCTACCCATATGTGGGACAG GATGAAAGTTGTATGTACAACCCAACAGGCAAGGCTGCTAAGTGCAGAGGGTACAGAGAGATCCCTGTGGGGAATGAGAAGGCCCTGAAGAGGGCAGTGGCCCGAGTGGGACCCGTCTCTGTGGCCATCGATGCAAGCCTGACCTCCTTTCAGTTTTACAGCAAAG GTGTGTACTATGATGAAAACTGTAATAGCGATAATCTGAACCATGCGGTGTTGGCAGTGGGCTATGGCATCCAGAAAGGAAACAAGCACTGGATCATTAAAAACAG CTGGGGAGAAAACTGGGGAAACAAAGGCTATATCCTCATGGCTCGGAATAAGAACAACGCTTGTGGCATTGCCAACCTGGCCAGCTTCCCCAAGATGTGA